From Fulvivirga lutea:
AAAGCCAGGTTTCGAAATTGGAATGGGCGGATCTAACTAATTTTGAAGGCAATGCTCAAGGGTTCAGAATATTAAATAAATCACGTTATCAGGGCATTCAGCTAACTTATGCTACATTAGCAGCATTTAGCAAGTATCCGCGCCAGTCGATTATTGAGAATCAGGACAAATCAAGACGCAGCCAGAAGAAATATGGGTTTTTTCAATCGGAGAAAGAAACATTTAAGTCAATTGCAGAGCAAACAGGATTGAAACCGTTAGGTGAATTTACTTGGACAAGGCACCCTTTAGCTTTTCTTGTGGAGGCAGCCGATGATGTTTGCTATCATCTCATCGATTTGGAGGATGGCTGTAGGTTAGGGTTAGTTTCTTACGAGCAAACCGTTGAACTGATGGCCAGCATTCTAAAAGATAAATTCAATAAAGAAAAGTTGGAGCGCATCGACACCAAAGATGAACGCATTGGAATATTAAGGGCGATGGCCGTTGGTCAGTTGATTAGCGAATGCTCGGAACTTTTCTTGGATAATGAGCAAGCTTTGATGAAGGGTGAATATGATATTTCTTTAACCGATAGTGTACCGAGCAGCTCAGTGCTTGAAGAAGTTATTTCAATTTCAGTTCAAAAGATATACCGCTCCAGGAATGTAATGGAAACGGAGGCTGCCGGATTTGAGGTATTGCCAGGTTTGTTAGAGGTGTTTACTGAAGCTATTGTAAACAAAGAAAAAACTTCTAAAACCAAGAAAGATAAAGCTATAGAGCGATTGCTTCCACCAGAAGTACAGCTCGATTTAAGCCTTAATCAGGACAATGTTTATAACCAGCTTTTGTGTTGTGTCGACTTTGTTTCTGGACTTACTGACAGGCATGCCATATCGATGTTCAGGAAGATCAAAGGTATCTCACTGCCCAATGCCTGATTAGGATTTTTTTAAATTATAGATTCATGTGTAGGGTGAGTTTCTTACCTGTTACATGGAATTCTCATAAACTTTAAGTAACCTTTAATTGGCATAAAGTAGGTTACCTAAAGTTTATGCTCATTTCAGGGTAAAATCATTACCTTTGTGCCTTCATTTTTGCTATGTGGACTAAGCTGAGTCATATTATCATTAAACAAAGGTTATTACTGGTCTCGATACTAGTACTAATCACTGCGTTTATGGGCTATCATGCTCGTAATGTGGAGATGAGCTATGACTTTATGAAAACCGTGCCAGCTGACGATCCGGATATGGTTGAATTTCAGAAGTTCAAAGAACTGTTCGGGGAGGATGGAAATTTAGTTGCACTAGGAGTACTCGATAGTGCTGTCTATGAGTTAGACAATTTCAAGAAATTCAACGAGCTGAGTAAGCAGCTAAATGGCATTGAAGGCGTTAATAGTGTTTTGAGCTTACCACTCATTAAACGTCTAGAAAAAAATACCGCTGAAAAGCGTTTTGATATAGTTCCAATTTTTGGAGATAACATAGCCTCCAATAAAGAAGAATTTGACAGTCTGTTACAGGTA
This genomic window contains:
- a CDS encoding deoxyguanosinetriphosphate triphosphohydrolase, whose amino-acid sequence is MNWNELLSSQRSADKKAQHEQGRSAFEQDFDRIVFSYPFRRLQDKTQVHPLPEHDFVHTRLTHSLEVSSVGRSLGKRVGEIVLERNKSLSEQYSAHDFGAIVAAASLTHDIGNPPFGHSGEDAISEFFKSGPGKKYESQVSKLEWADLTNFEGNAQGFRILNKSRYQGIQLTYATLAAFSKYPRQSIIENQDKSRRSQKKYGFFQSEKETFKSIAEQTGLKPLGEFTWTRHPLAFLVEAADDVCYHLIDLEDGCRLGLVSYEQTVELMASILKDKFNKEKLERIDTKDERIGILRAMAVGQLISECSELFLDNEQALMKGEYDISLTDSVPSSSVLEEVISISVQKIYRSRNVMETEAAGFEVLPGLLEVFTEAIVNKEKTSKTKKDKAIERLLPPEVQLDLSLNQDNVYNQLLCCVDFVSGLTDRHAISMFRKIKGISLPNA